A single window of Chitinivibrio alkaliphilus ACht1 DNA harbors:
- a CDS encoding energy transducer TonB: MSQIPPGFHVSENGGISDPFRLILLCSIILGVLVALFFQGISLPEFEERPQEESIQFFYTEELSFEEEPEKDAAEEIVDISEEPPTEDVSPYDAVEEVSEVSQKTEVQITEELDEPSEDVEEESSRRVFGVEQVYSEGLGSGGDTEDAVVGRRGNILNKTYDTIQAEDSDLRGPLVSAALVSRAPSFRRRVPPVATDEMRKEGVEGVISVRVLVDADGSVRQAVPQNDLGYGSREAALEAVLQMEFEPAQR; this comes from the coding sequence ATGAGTCAGATACCTCCAGGGTTTCATGTATCGGAAAATGGGGGCATCTCCGATCCATTTCGTCTAATTCTTCTTTGCTCAATTATTCTCGGTGTTCTGGTGGCGCTCTTTTTTCAGGGGATTTCTCTGCCTGAATTTGAAGAGAGACCGCAGGAAGAGTCGATACAATTTTTTTATACGGAGGAGCTTTCCTTTGAAGAGGAGCCTGAGAAAGACGCCGCAGAGGAGATTGTCGATATTTCGGAAGAGCCACCCACCGAAGATGTTTCCCCATATGATGCTGTCGAAGAGGTTTCCGAGGTGTCACAAAAAACGGAAGTGCAGATTACAGAAGAACTGGATGAGCCTTCGGAGGATGTTGAGGAAGAGTCGTCTCGCCGCGTTTTTGGTGTTGAGCAAGTATATAGTGAAGGATTAGGCAGCGGGGGAGATACGGAGGATGCTGTGGTGGGACGTCGGGGAAATATTCTGAATAAAACGTATGATACGATACAGGCAGAGGATTCAGATCTTCGTGGTCCCTTGGTATCAGCAGCGTTGGTCAGCCGGGCTCCCTCCTTTCGTCGACGCGTACCGCCTGTTGCCACCGATGAAATGAGAAAAGAAGGGGTCGAGGGGGTGATTTCTGTACGGGTACTTGTTGATGCTGATGGAAGCGTGCGACAGGCGGTACCACAAAACGATCTGGGATACGGGAGTCGTGAGGCTGCCCTTGAAGCTGTTTTGCAAATGGAATTTGAACCGGCCCAACGCTAG
- a CDS encoding TonB-dependent receptor domain-containing protein, producing MKTLPEQTRFVAADYPRELYSAGVEGTVLLQLLISEDGTVEEVSVDESLHPVLDSTAVSAAKQFRFEPARLNTGDIVAVQLQYAYHFSLDEVVADTEEVINFQGRLRERGTRRPMANALVVLENIRNTEDIAVPLEVYLRRIGEFHGQDFEAGRLITETDSEGRFSFASLPACSLSVRVVSGGYEEFRREEAISAGEELLVTYYIPARSYDDYEVVAYYRKEEREVSRRSLPAAEVQRVPGLSGDAVRVVQALPGVARLSFGSGNISVRGSYLWDSKFLLDGVEIPQLYHFGGLKSVVNSEAIEAVDFYPGGWGVRHGGAIGGLVDVQTRRARDDRFHGKVGASSLDAYFFVEGPLRDDLRIMASARRSYFGDIASAVLDNIEDGPDVSLTPFYWDYLASIEYAISPDHHVRTSLYGSYDSLEIHLREEEFSAGSDDMDHLDKIQNNSSFVRFTTALESRLFENLSNELTFSLLQQKTYNAAFGFFMQDLTVHGMDIQNTLSKTFSESVSLHVGTDVTLGSYDLYLDILGVHGVNRDTLTGDMNRIGGYVYAELRPRENWLVIPGIRYDHYGLLHHEGAWFPDFWEYSRRRRIPYSGEPSARISTRYSLSDAHVLKAAAGTYNQSPQPFGFVTHETWGNPDLPATKAAHYVVGHEWQITDRISTDIQGYYNMQWDIPRMQNSDDDFDRENINQNLFIADETGRTYGMELMLRHNRGERFFGWLAYTLSRSERWDVQKEEYRLFDQDQTHNLQLVGSFSLPNNWEVGGRMHYTTGNPDTPVSIGNENIQGKSIGRISGEENSIRKDPFFKVDLRAEKQWIFERTILTSHVDIQNISWFFHKNPEFTLWDDFYKERQDISMIPLIDAGFTLAF from the coding sequence GTGAAGACTCTCCCTGAACAAACAAGGTTTGTTGCAGCAGACTATCCTCGAGAACTCTATTCTGCCGGTGTGGAGGGAACCGTGCTTTTACAGCTTCTTATTTCAGAGGACGGTACAGTGGAGGAGGTTTCTGTAGATGAGTCTCTTCATCCGGTTCTTGATAGTACTGCCGTTTCGGCAGCAAAACAGTTTCGCTTTGAACCGGCCCGGCTTAATACGGGGGATATTGTTGCCGTGCAGCTCCAGTATGCCTATCATTTCTCCCTTGATGAAGTTGTGGCAGATACGGAGGAGGTGATAAACTTTCAAGGGCGCCTCCGTGAGCGAGGGACTCGCCGGCCTATGGCAAATGCTTTGGTAGTCCTAGAAAATATTCGTAACACAGAGGATATCGCCGTTCCGCTGGAGGTATATCTACGGCGTATCGGGGAGTTTCACGGACAGGATTTTGAAGCGGGACGTCTGATTACCGAGACCGATTCAGAGGGGCGTTTTTCCTTTGCCTCTCTGCCGGCTTGTTCTCTTTCAGTACGGGTTGTTTCCGGAGGGTATGAAGAATTCCGTCGTGAGGAAGCAATTAGTGCAGGGGAAGAACTCCTTGTAACCTACTATATACCGGCACGTTCCTATGATGACTATGAAGTGGTGGCCTATTACCGCAAGGAGGAACGGGAGGTAAGCCGGCGTTCACTCCCCGCTGCGGAAGTACAGCGGGTACCCGGATTATCGGGAGATGCTGTACGGGTTGTACAGGCTCTTCCCGGTGTGGCGCGGCTTAGTTTTGGCAGTGGAAATATTTCCGTACGGGGAAGCTATCTTTGGGATTCAAAATTTCTCCTTGATGGTGTGGAAATTCCTCAGCTCTATCACTTTGGCGGGTTGAAGTCCGTGGTAAATTCAGAGGCCATAGAGGCGGTTGATTTTTATCCTGGCGGATGGGGTGTCCGTCATGGTGGAGCTATTGGTGGACTGGTGGATGTACAAACCCGCAGAGCTCGGGATGATCGCTTCCATGGGAAAGTAGGAGCAAGTAGTCTTGATGCCTATTTCTTTGTTGAGGGCCCCCTGCGGGATGATCTTCGTATTATGGCCTCTGCCCGGCGAAGCTATTTTGGCGACATTGCCTCGGCGGTACTTGATAATATTGAGGATGGACCAGATGTCTCCTTAACTCCCTTTTATTGGGATTATCTTGCCAGCATTGAGTATGCTATTTCACCGGATCATCACGTAAGAACCTCCCTTTATGGTTCGTATGATTCGTTGGAGATACACCTCCGGGAGGAGGAGTTTTCTGCTGGCAGTGATGATATGGATCATCTTGATAAAATTCAGAATAACAGTTCCTTTGTGCGTTTTACCACAGCTCTGGAAAGCCGCCTTTTCGAAAACCTTTCCAATGAGCTGACCTTTAGTCTGCTTCAGCAGAAAACCTATAATGCCGCCTTCGGATTTTTTATGCAGGATCTCACCGTACACGGTATGGATATTCAAAATACTCTTTCTAAAACATTTTCCGAATCAGTCTCCCTTCATGTGGGAACAGATGTTACTCTGGGCAGCTATGATCTCTATCTTGATATTTTGGGGGTGCATGGGGTAAATCGTGATACCCTCACGGGAGATATGAACCGTATTGGGGGATATGTCTATGCGGAATTGCGCCCCCGTGAGAACTGGCTTGTTATTCCGGGGATTCGCTATGACCACTACGGCTTGCTACACCATGAAGGGGCCTGGTTTCCAGATTTTTGGGAATATTCCAGACGACGCAGGATTCCCTACTCAGGTGAACCCTCTGCCCGTATCTCTACACGGTACTCCCTTTCGGATGCGCATGTACTGAAGGCTGCGGCGGGTACCTATAATCAGTCACCCCAACCCTTTGGCTTTGTCACCCATGAAACATGGGGAAATCCTGATCTTCCCGCAACAAAGGCGGCCCACTATGTGGTGGGCCATGAGTGGCAGATTACAGATCGTATCTCCACCGATATTCAAGGATACTACAATATGCAGTGGGATATTCCCCGTATGCAGAATTCTGATGATGATTTTGATCGTGAGAATATAAACCAGAATCTTTTTATAGCCGATGAAACGGGCAGAACCTACGGTATGGAATTGATGCTTCGTCACAACAGGGGAGAACGCTTTTTTGGATGGCTTGCCTATACGCTCTCTCGAAGTGAGCGGTGGGATGTGCAAAAAGAGGAGTATCGCCTCTTTGACCAAGACCAGACACATAATCTCCAACTTGTGGGAAGTTTTTCCCTTCCCAATAATTGGGAGGTGGGCGGTCGGATGCACTATACCACGGGAAACCCCGATACGCCCGTGAGTATTGGAAATGAAAACATACAGGGTAAATCTATCGGACGGATATCGGGTGAGGAAAACTCTATCAGGAAGGATCCCTTTTTCAAGGTTGATTTGCGGGCCGAGAAACAATGGATTTTTGAACGTACCATATTGACCTCCCATGTGGATATTCAGAATATTTCTTGGTTTTTCCATAAAAATCCTGAGTTTACCCTGTGGGATGATTTTTATAAAGAGCGGCAGGATATCTCCATGATCCCCCTCATTGACGCTGGTTTTACCCTTGCCTTTTAG
- a CDS encoding 50S ribosomal protein L11 methyltransferase encodes MSSTYYIEITVPIEAYEETLGILYAQGMSACQELSRPDAMELTCYFETRSAAQSVADHGVAAYEPSTVQEQREYDWNSKWRESIEPVWITDDIVVSPVWREPSIRPGQHWIQIEPKMAFGTGHHETTQLAAAAVLAEQGNRLLDVGTGSGILLFVAAIAGYTHAHGVEIDPACEDNLRENLGQNKSACHISYDIGTLSTISAHPPYDTVVVNIIKQHSCPIVEKLPSYLRPGGVLLWSGILCEERDEVVSFAQKVGFVLCHEGTKGEWWYGRFRLRG; translated from the coding sequence ATGAGTAGTACGTACTATATAGAAATCACTGTGCCCATAGAGGCGTATGAAGAGACTCTTGGCATACTCTACGCACAGGGCATGTCTGCGTGTCAAGAACTGTCACGTCCCGATGCTATGGAGCTTACTTGTTATTTTGAAACCCGTTCTGCCGCACAATCTGTGGCGGACCATGGGGTTGCCGCCTATGAACCTTCTACCGTGCAGGAGCAGAGGGAGTATGATTGGAATAGTAAATGGCGGGAAAGTATTGAGCCAGTGTGGATTACCGATGATATCGTTGTTTCGCCGGTGTGGAGAGAACCGTCTATACGCCCGGGGCAGCACTGGATACAGATTGAACCGAAGATGGCCTTCGGAACGGGGCATCATGAGACAACTCAATTGGCTGCCGCAGCAGTTCTTGCAGAGCAGGGAAACCGTCTTCTTGATGTTGGCACCGGTTCGGGGATTCTCCTTTTTGTTGCAGCAATTGCTGGATATACCCATGCCCACGGTGTTGAGATTGACCCCGCCTGTGAAGATAATTTACGGGAAAACCTTGGACAGAACAAAAGTGCTTGTCACATCTCATACGACATTGGTACATTGAGCACAATTTCTGCTCATCCCCCCTATGATACGGTTGTGGTAAATATTATTAAGCAACACTCCTGTCCCATTGTAGAAAAGCTTCCCTCCTATCTTCGGCCGGGGGGTGTCCTCCTCTGGAGCGGCATTTTGTGTGAAGAGCGGGATGAGGTTGTCAGCTT